In one Candidatus Komeilibacteria bacterium CG_4_10_14_0_2_um_filter_37_10 genomic region, the following are encoded:
- a CDS encoding ferredoxin, with protein MLLTIMPVKKVPVYINKKKYLALPGESMLSVAQRNKIDIPHLCWHEDLPVFGGCRICLVEDSDGKVLTSCTLRATKDLAITTDTKDVQQLRQQNLQLLLANHQANCWRCQQKFDCPTNKLIEKYQLDFSAIIKTKIKEKIQKLNVAAEINPAACIACNQCASICDQIGIGYLQLVDQGTLTTVETSKDAKVDCIYCGQCTAHCPVSAVHEQNQLADVIDSIEDNKKIVIAQMAPSVRCSIGEEFGLAPGTDLTGQCYTALRQLGFDYVFDVNMGADITTLVEAAELLKRLKENKNLPMFTACCPAWVKYVEFYHPELINNLTSARSPHIHSGGAYKTWWAREEGVKPKNIVVVSIMPCTSKKYEARHTKLKINGLWPVDHVITTREFAVWLKQRRIDLDQLPVSDVDLPGQYSGAGAIYGASGGVMESALRTAYEQYTGKALKKLEFKQVRGRQGIKKAEIDFGDRQLKVAVAATVRNAALLIAELKNDPQAYQYIEVMACPGGCIGGGGQPIPHTQKIVSQRTAGLYRHDSKMKVRKAHDNPVVQDFMNNYIAKLTRQEQERILFTTYTVKKKFD; from the coding sequence ATGTTATTAACTATTATGCCAGTTAAAAAAGTTCCCGTTTATATTAATAAAAAGAAGTATTTAGCTCTTCCGGGTGAGAGTATGCTGAGCGTTGCGCAACGTAATAAGATTGATATTCCCCATCTATGTTGGCATGAGGATCTACCAGTATTTGGTGGTTGTCGTATTTGTTTAGTGGAAGATAGTGATGGTAAGGTATTAACCTCTTGCACTTTACGAGCTACTAAGGATTTAGCCATAACAACCGATACTAAGGACGTTCAACAATTACGTCAACAAAACCTGCAATTATTATTAGCCAATCACCAAGCTAATTGTTGGCGTTGTCAACAAAAGTTTGATTGCCCAACCAATAAGTTAATAGAAAAATATCAGTTGGACTTCTCCGCTATTATTAAAACAAAAATTAAAGAAAAGATTCAGAAGTTAAATGTGGCAGCGGAAATAAATCCAGCTGCTTGCATAGCCTGTAATCAGTGCGCATCTATTTGCGATCAGATCGGCATTGGTTATTTACAGCTAGTAGATCAGGGCACTCTGACCACCGTGGAGACCAGTAAAGACGCCAAAGTTGATTGTATTTATTGTGGCCAATGTACAGCACACTGCCCCGTGAGTGCTGTTCATGAGCAAAATCAATTAGCCGATGTCATTGATAGTATTGAAGACAATAAAAAAATAGTGATTGCTCAAATGGCACCATCAGTACGATGTAGTATTGGCGAAGAGTTTGGTTTAGCACCGGGTACTGATTTGACCGGACAATGTTATACGGCACTAAGGCAGTTGGGTTTTGATTATGTTTTTGACGTGAATATGGGCGCCGATATTACCACGTTAGTGGAAGCAGCTGAATTACTAAAGAGGCTAAAGGAAAATAAAAATTTACCGATGTTTACTGCTTGTTGTCCAGCCTGGGTTAAGTATGTGGAATTTTATCACCCAGAATTAATAAATAATTTAACCAGTGCTCGTTCACCACATATTCACTCGGGTGGGGCTTACAAAACTTGGTGGGCTCGAGAGGAGGGCGTGAAACCAAAAAATATAGTAGTTGTATCTATTATGCCCTGTACTTCCAAAAAGTATGAAGCCCGACACACGAAATTAAAAATTAATGGTCTCTGGCCAGTTGATCATGTCATCACGACTAGAGAGTTTGCCGTGTGGTTAAAGCAACGACGCATTGACCTTGATCAACTACCGGTAAGTGATGTTGATTTGCCGGGTCAATATTCCGGCGCCGGTGCTATTTATGGTGCTAGCGGTGGTGTCATGGAGTCAGCCTTGCGAACGGCTTATGAACAGTATACTGGTAAGGCTTTAAAAAAATTGGAATTTAAACAGGTGCGCGGCAGGCAGGGAATTAAAAAAGCAGAAATCGATTTTGGCGATCGCCAATTAAAAGTAGCAGTGGCAGCAACTGTCAGAAACGCAGCTTTGTTAATTGCGGAGCTGAAAAACGATCCCCAGGCTTATCAATATATAGAAGTCATGGCTTGTCCTGGCGGTTGTATCGGTGGTGGCGGTCAACCCATTCCTCATACCCAGAAGATTGTTAGTCAGAGAACAGCGGGTTTGTATCGGCATGATAGTAAGATGAAAGTACGAAAAGCTCACGACAATCCCGTGGTTCAGGATTTTATGAATAACTATATTGCAAAATTGACCAGGCAAGAACAAGAAAGAATTTTGTTTACGACCTACACAGTAAAAAAGAAATTTGATTAA
- the amrB gene encoding AmmeMemoRadiSam system protein B, whose product MDRRLTNKLIVVIVIMTVFLIGQLVWLLTKDTLPTITNLTISQKQSKNIITGTKEEYDRVFDSAARFADTPIAKIGGGILPHHLLVKEQIASYLLGLADQKYDTVVIIGPNHQNIGHGDIIYSDANWQTPTGSMDVDLNSANLINSTAKLNNKIIQQESSITVLLPYIHYALPKVKILPLIIKESAKTDELAKIAQLLSQYCQEQKILVLASIDFSHYLPVDVADFHDQITANIIQTFDQERILQTEIDSPKSAYLLLEYLRLTQQQKSFLVRQTNSGRFLPQQSESTTSHQFYYFVNGEPQQEKYLALMFFGDLMLDRNVKKQYENKNLDVIFQGLSGQENRFWRGLDLTSANLEGAVLKNGEHWLPDNAYDFSFDLNDVGQLKKYNFNFFNLANNHLTDQGTLGVEQTRDNLKQLNLEFSGCADAQIGECSLNIINRRGYRLAMLGFSQVYQPLDLGKIQEMIKQVKDKSDVIIINIHWGNEYQHQKNTIQENIAHTLIDSGADLIIGHHPHVVQGKEKYRGKYIFYSLGNFVFDQYFSADTQEGLGLGLIMDPSATNKILDYYLFPLQSERSRVRLMSREKKQEFVEKFDKW is encoded by the coding sequence ATGGACAGAAGATTAACTAATAAGCTTATTGTTGTCATCGTTATCATGACTGTGTTTTTGATTGGTCAGCTGGTATGGCTATTAACAAAAGATACTTTACCAACGATCACCAATCTGACTATTAGCCAAAAGCAGAGCAAAAATATTATTACTGGTACGAAAGAGGAGTATGATAGAGTTTTTGACAGTGCAGCCAGATTTGCTGATACGCCTATAGCTAAAATAGGAGGTGGAATTTTACCTCACCATTTATTGGTGAAAGAGCAGATTGCTTCTTATTTGCTCGGTTTAGCTGATCAAAAATATGACACCGTTGTTATCATTGGTCCAAATCATCAAAATATTGGTCATGGCGATATTATCTACAGTGACGCTAATTGGCAAACGCCAACTGGTAGCATGGATGTTGATTTAAATTCAGCTAATTTAATAAACAGTACGGCAAAATTAAATAATAAAATAATTCAGCAAGAGAGTTCCATTACAGTTTTATTGCCGTACATTCATTACGCATTACCAAAGGTTAAAATTTTACCCTTGATTATTAAGGAGTCAGCGAAAACAGATGAACTAGCAAAAATTGCTCAGCTCTTATCGCAGTACTGTCAAGAACAAAAAATTTTGGTTTTAGCTTCCATTGATTTCTCGCATTATTTGCCAGTTGATGTTGCTGATTTTCATGATCAAATTACAGCTAATATTATTCAAACTTTTGATCAAGAAAGAATATTACAAACAGAAATCGATTCTCCAAAGAGCGCTTATTTATTGCTCGAATATTTACGGCTAACGCAGCAGCAAAAAAGTTTTTTAGTTCGGCAAACTAATTCCGGTCGTTTTTTACCCCAGCAAAGCGAATCCACTACTTCGCATCAATTCTATTATTTTGTAAATGGTGAACCACAGCAAGAAAAATATTTGGCTTTAATGTTTTTTGGTGACTTAATGTTAGATCGCAATGTTAAGAAGCAGTATGAAAATAAAAATTTAGATGTTATTTTTCAGGGATTATCTGGTCAGGAAAATCGTTTTTGGCGCGGCTTGGATTTAACCAGTGCTAATTTAGAAGGAGCAGTGCTGAAAAATGGTGAGCATTGGTTGCCCGATAATGCTTATGATTTTTCTTTTGATTTAAACGACGTTGGACAGTTGAAAAAGTATAACTTTAATTTTTTTAATTTAGCTAACAATCATTTAACTGACCAAGGAACGTTAGGAGTAGAACAAACTAGAGACAATTTAAAACAATTGAATTTAGAATTTTCTGGTTGCGCTGATGCTCAGATTGGCGAGTGTAGTTTGAATATTATTAATCGCCGTGGTTACCGCTTAGCGATGCTGGGCTTTAGTCAGGTTTATCAACCATTGGATCTTGGTAAAATTCAGGAAATGATCAAGCAGGTAAAGGATAAGAGCGATGTTATCATTATCAATATCCATTGGGGCAATGAATATCAACATCAAAAAAATACAATTCAGGAAAATATTGCTCACACCCTTATTGACAGTGGTGCCGATTTAATCATTGGGCACCATCCGCACGTGGTACAAGGAAAGGAAAAATATCGCGGTAAGTATATTTTTTATTCTTTAGGAAATTTTGTCTTTGATCAATATTTTTCTGCTGATACCCAAGAGGGATTAGGGTTAGGATTAATCATGGATCCGTCAGCAACCAATAAAATCCTTGATTACTATTTATTTCCTTTGCAGTCCGAAAGAAGTAGAGTGCGATTAATGTCCCGGGAAAAGAAACAGGAATTTGTGGAGAAGTTTGATAAATGGTGA